The following proteins are co-located in the Vigna unguiculata cultivar IT97K-499-35 chromosome 9, ASM411807v1, whole genome shotgun sequence genome:
- the LOC114163323 gene encoding probable arabinosyltransferase ARAD1: MSEKIMFHSRFIFYVMIISMFLLVLSSLFLLQFSSHSLIPRSVLELILVNNASLYFMPKLKRDQNVLTPYPSGDLNFQSQKSRESNCQASDSSKKTSSAVQKMNVASHPVHPLLRVFMYDLPPEFHFGLLGWKGSLNQTWPEVDNPEGIPRYPGGLNLQHSIEYWLTLDLLSSNTVNVGHSCSAIRVQDSSQADVIFVPFFSSLSYNRHSKLHGEEKVSVNKMLQHKLVQFLMDQKEWKRSGGKDHLIIAHHPNSLLDARKKLGSAMLVLADFGRYPPQLANIKKDVIAPYRHLVGTIPRAKSVSYEERTTLVYFQGAIYRKDGGAIRQELYYLLKEEKDVHFSFGSIGGNGINQASHGMALSKFCLNIAGDTPSSNRLFDAIVSHCVPVIISDEIELPFEDVLDYSEFSVFVRASDAVKKGYLLNLLRSIKREEWNKMWERLKEITPHFEYKYPSQPGDAVNMIWQQVARKISSIRFNLHRKNRYQRSQLRVKTN; this comes from the exons ATGTCAGAGAAGATCATGTTTCACTCAAGGTTTATATTTTACGTGATGATCATTTCTATGTTCCTTTTGGTTCTGTCATCCCTTTTCCTACTCCAGTTTAGCAGTCATTCTTTGATACCTAGATCAGTGTTAGAACTTATTCTTGTCAATAACGCGTCACTTTACTTCATGCCAAAATTGAAGAGAGATCAGAACGTACTCACCCCATACCCTTCTGGGgatttaaattttcaatcacAAAAGTCCAGAGAATCCAACTGTCAAGCTTCTGATTCAAGCAAGAAAACAAGTTCTGCAGTACAGAAGATGAATGTGGCATCTCACCCAGTTCATCCTTTATTGAGAGTATTCATGTATGACTTGCCCCCAGAATTTCACTTTGGGTTATTGGGTTGGAAGGGAAGTTTGAATCAAACATGGCCTGAGGTGGATAACCCTGAAGGTATTCCACGCTATCCAGGTGGACTGAACTTGCAGCACAGCATAGAGTACTGGCTCACCCTTGATCTTCTGTCATCAAACACTGTTAATGTTGGTCATTCTTGCTCTGCAATCAGAGTGCAGGATTCAAGTCAAGCAGATGTAATTTTTGTGCCATTTTTCTCATCTCTGAGTTACAATAGGCATTCCAAGCTTCATGGAGAGGAAAAAGTTAGTGTTAACAAAATGTTGCAACACAAATTAGTGCAGTTCTTGATGGACCAGAAGGAATGGAAACGTTCAGGAGGGAAGGATCATCTGATTATAGCCCACCATCCTAACAGCTTGTTGGATGCAAGAAAAAAATTGGGTTCTGCTATGCTTGTGCTTGCAGATTTCGGAAGGTATCCTCCTCAATTAGCAAATATCAAGAAAGATGTAATAGCCCCCTACAGGCACCTAGTAGGCACCATACCAAGAGCTAAATCAGTTTCATATGAAGAACGTACCACACTGGTGTATTTCCAGGGAGCAATATACAGGAAAGAC GGAGGAGCCATTCGCCAAGAACTGTACTACCTCCTGAAAGAAGAGAAAGATGTGCATTTCAGTTTTGGGAGCATAGGAGGAAATGGGATCAATCAGGCAAGCCATGGCATGGCCTTATCAAAATTCTGCCTCAACATTGCCGGTGATACCCCATCCTCGAATCGACTCTTTGACGCAATAGTAAGCCACTGTGTGCCTGTGATCATCAGTGATGAAATTGAGCTACCCTTTGAAGATGTTTTGGACTACTCAGAGTTTTCTGTATTTGTGCGTGCCTCTGATGCCGTGAAGAAAGGCTACCTGCTGAATCTCCTTCGCTCAATCAAACGGGAAGAGTGGAACAAGATGTGGGAAAGATTGAAGGAAATTACACCCCACTTTGAGTATAAGTATCCATCACAACCTGGGGATGCAGTGAATATGATTTGGCAGCAAGTTGCAAGAAAGATATCTTCAATAAGGTTCAATTTGCATAGAAAGAACAGATACCAGAGATCTCAGCTTCGTGTTAAGACAAACTGA
- the LOC114164165 gene encoding uncharacterized protein LOC114164165 isoform X2: protein MREEHVVLSVVDPLLAAPSTLQPELGGDDRDSLVEGATHVNDVGECDTLEEQEQEHEKDLTLMVECRICQEDDTLQNLDIPCGCNGTLKFAHRRCVQLWCYEKGDTICEICHQPFKPGYSATKTVYHPGDTSIDISDDWESSSIPLDLHNSRLLAIAAVEHQVPEIREGYAYAAGTSGITLWHSVGLILMALLLLRHVAPLFNADVEKVLAYFYFFFLRAAAVVLPWYLMAWIIRVIQHQRQRQQAPEELAFMLQADEQG, encoded by the exons ATGCGGGAGGAGCACGTGGTTTTATCTGTTGTTGATCCTCTTCTTGCAGCACCTTCAACTTTGCAACCTGAGCTCGGTGGTGATGACCGAGATTCACTCGTTGAGGGTGCTACTCATGTTAATGATGTTGGGGAATGTGATACTCTGGAAGAGCAGGAACAAGAACACGAAAAAGACCTTACCCTAATGGTGGAGTGTCGCATTTGTCAGGAAGATGACACTCTTCAAAATTTGGATATACCCTGTGGATGCAATGGAACCTTGAAG TTTGCTCATAGGAGATGTGTTCAGCTATGGTGCTACGAGAAGGGTGATACaatttgtgaaatctgccatcaG CCATTCAAACCTGGCTATTCTGCGACAAAAACTGTCTACCATCCTGGAGATACTTCAATTGATATCAG TGATGACTGGGAAAGCTCTAGTATTCCTTTAGATTTGCACAATTCTCGACTTTTGGCAATCGCAGCTGTAGAGCACCAAGTTCCAGAGATTCGTGAAGGTTATGCCTATGCTGCTGGCACTAGTGGAATTACATTATGGCACTCTGTTGGTCTAATT TTAATGGCTCTTTTACTTCTGAGGCATGTTGCTCCCCTCTTCAATGCTGATGTGGAGAAAGTTTTAGCGTATTTTTAT TTTTTCTTTCTTCGTGCGGCTGCTGTTGTCCTTCCTTGGTATCTTATGGCCTGGATAATTCGCGTAATACAGCATCAAAGGCAAAGACAA CAAGCACCTGAAGAACTTGCATTTATGCTACAAGCAGACGAACAAGGTTAG
- the LOC114163407 gene encoding CLAVATA3/ESR (CLE)-related protein 45 — protein sequence MSFLSLRGFFVLICVGILASQPGMVSGLRSKDLALRWDQRQSPLAQIARALKAVAMEDLQSQLDLAPAPSLTFDPNQSNKRTVRKGSDPIHNRC from the coding sequence ATGAGTTTCTTGTCTTTAAGAGGGTTCTTTGTTTTAATCTGTGTTGGGATTTTAGCTTCTCAACCAGGCATGGTTTCTGGCCTCAGAAGCAAAGATCTTGCTCTGAGATGGGATCAGAGGCAATCACCACTTGCTCAAATAGCTCGTGCTCTAAAGGCTGTTGCAATGGAGGACTTGCAATCACAGTTGGATTTGGCACCTGCACCTTCACTAACATTTGATCCTAATCAATCAAACAAAAGGACAGTTCGAAAAGGGTCTGATCCAATTCACAATCGATGTTAA
- the LOC114164165 gene encoding uncharacterized protein LOC114164165 isoform X1, protein MREEHVVLSVVDPLLAAPSTLQPELGGDDRDSLVEGATHVNDVGECDTLEEQEQEHEKDLTLMVECRICQEDDTLQNLDIPCGCNGTLKFAHRRCVQLWCYEKGDTICEICHQPFKPGYSATKTVYHPGDTSIDISDDWESSSIPLDLHNSRLLAIAAVEHQVPEIREGYAYAAGTSGITLWHSVGLILMALLLLRHVAPLFNADVEKVLAYFYFFFLRAAAVVLPWYLMAWIIRVIQHQSKHLKNLHLCYKQTNKVSSLQYHQDLFFTD, encoded by the exons ATGCGGGAGGAGCACGTGGTTTTATCTGTTGTTGATCCTCTTCTTGCAGCACCTTCAACTTTGCAACCTGAGCTCGGTGGTGATGACCGAGATTCACTCGTTGAGGGTGCTACTCATGTTAATGATGTTGGGGAATGTGATACTCTGGAAGAGCAGGAACAAGAACACGAAAAAGACCTTACCCTAATGGTGGAGTGTCGCATTTGTCAGGAAGATGACACTCTTCAAAATTTGGATATACCCTGTGGATGCAATGGAACCTTGAAG TTTGCTCATAGGAGATGTGTTCAGCTATGGTGCTACGAGAAGGGTGATACaatttgtgaaatctgccatcaG CCATTCAAACCTGGCTATTCTGCGACAAAAACTGTCTACCATCCTGGAGATACTTCAATTGATATCAG TGATGACTGGGAAAGCTCTAGTATTCCTTTAGATTTGCACAATTCTCGACTTTTGGCAATCGCAGCTGTAGAGCACCAAGTTCCAGAGATTCGTGAAGGTTATGCCTATGCTGCTGGCACTAGTGGAATTACATTATGGCACTCTGTTGGTCTAATT TTAATGGCTCTTTTACTTCTGAGGCATGTTGCTCCCCTCTTCAATGCTGATGTGGAGAAAGTTTTAGCGTATTTTTAT TTTTTCTTTCTTCGTGCGGCTGCTGTTGTCCTTCCTTGGTATCTTATGGCCTGGATAATTCGCGTAATACAGCATCAAAG CAAGCACCTGAAGAACTTGCATTTATGCTACAAGCAGACGAACAAGGTTAGCAGTTTGCAATATCACCAGGATCTATTTTTCACTGATTAA
- the LOC114164165 gene encoding uncharacterized protein LOC114164165 isoform X3 translates to MREEHVVLSVVDPLLAAPSTLQPELGGDDRDSLVEGATHVNDVGECDTLEEQEQEHEKDLTLMVECRICQEDDTLQNLDIPCGCNGTLKFAHRRCVQLWCYEKGDTICEICHQPFKPGYSATKTVYHPGDTSIDISDDWESSSIPLDLHNSRLLAIAAVEHQVPEIREGYAYAAGTSGITLWHSVGLILMALLLLRHVAPLFNADVEKVLAYFYQAPEELAFMLQADEQG, encoded by the exons ATGCGGGAGGAGCACGTGGTTTTATCTGTTGTTGATCCTCTTCTTGCAGCACCTTCAACTTTGCAACCTGAGCTCGGTGGTGATGACCGAGATTCACTCGTTGAGGGTGCTACTCATGTTAATGATGTTGGGGAATGTGATACTCTGGAAGAGCAGGAACAAGAACACGAAAAAGACCTTACCCTAATGGTGGAGTGTCGCATTTGTCAGGAAGATGACACTCTTCAAAATTTGGATATACCCTGTGGATGCAATGGAACCTTGAAG TTTGCTCATAGGAGATGTGTTCAGCTATGGTGCTACGAGAAGGGTGATACaatttgtgaaatctgccatcaG CCATTCAAACCTGGCTATTCTGCGACAAAAACTGTCTACCATCCTGGAGATACTTCAATTGATATCAG TGATGACTGGGAAAGCTCTAGTATTCCTTTAGATTTGCACAATTCTCGACTTTTGGCAATCGCAGCTGTAGAGCACCAAGTTCCAGAGATTCGTGAAGGTTATGCCTATGCTGCTGGCACTAGTGGAATTACATTATGGCACTCTGTTGGTCTAATT TTAATGGCTCTTTTACTTCTGAGGCATGTTGCTCCCCTCTTCAATGCTGATGTGGAGAAAGTTTTAGCGTATTTTTAT CAAGCACCTGAAGAACTTGCATTTATGCTACAAGCAGACGAACAAGGTTAG